The genomic stretch atgtGATAAATATtcgtgttgcttaaatatccaATCTGTATAGATGCGTGTTTATCTATACTCTGTTATGCATCTCTaatgtgtaaatttttttatattttacccGCACCACCATACATAAATTCCGTCAACTTGATCATTGCAATAAGACTCCAACAAGACCCCTAAATCTCCTGATCATCATCACACAAGACtataaaaattatctttctacattacaaattcattattgtatgtTGACGACGACAAGGCCCAAGTGTCCAGAGCCATTGAGCGCCTAACACCGCCTCACTCACGCCTAGAAGAAGATAGAAGTCCATTGAAAATGAGTGTCCTCCCTAGACCATTTCGACGTCCACACATTTTCCCTCCCTAGTCATTTTCTCACCGTTTGCTGCCACAACCTTGAGTTCATTGTGTTTGCTATATTGTATGCCCAAATTTTTACTCACAGCGacacttaaaaaattatggGTACTTCTGGAATCGATCAATGTTGATACAGGTTGTCCTTTAATCTGAGCAATGACCCTCATGGTTTCTGGTATGGTGGAACCACAGATCGCGTGCAGTGATATTTCGGGAGCTTCCTCTTTATCGACTTCTTGTTCCAACCCCCCTCCTTCAAATTCGTCACTTTCATCACCGATGCCGCTACCGTCGATAAAAAACAGCCTTTTACATTTGTGACCCGGGGTGAATGGCTCGTCGCAGTTAAAGCACAGACCCTTGCTCCGTCGTTCCTGCATTTCCAGGGGAGTAAGCCGCTTGATTGGAACTCGCGAACCTTCTCCTCTATCAACAGTAAACTACCCAGATCATGTAATGGGAATGGATGTGGTAACTCCAGTGTTGTTTCTCCAAGTTTCGTTGTAATGGGAAACTGTCAACCTGCGTTATGACTAATTTTTGGCTTCAAAGAGTCTGGCTAGACCGATCGAGGATGAGAGTGTGAGCAGATTATTGGCTTGGATATCAGCCCGTTTACGTTCCTTGACTCCGCTTACGAAGGAACTTACTTGTTGCCTGATGGAAAGATAACCTGCTCGCGCTAATAGACCCTCAAACCTGCGGACATACTTGTTGACAGTACCCGTTTGAGTGAGTTTAGTGAGTTGGCCAAAAAAATCTTTGTATTGCGTTTGCCCATAACGATCACTcagattttctttcatttcttcccaGGACATTGGTTCATCGGTATGATGATGGATCTGGAACCATCTGTATGCATCTCCGTCTAGGTGGTACTACGAGGTCAACTCCACCCGTTCTGCATCTGGTATATAGAGTATTGGAAGTACTGCCCGGCGCGCCTGATCCAAATTATCGGGTCTTCCATCCCGTCAAACCTGGGAAATTCAAGTTTGACATTTCGGGGTTGGTTGTTGCCCTCCAAGTGATAGCGTTGCAGAGCCTCCTCGCGTTGTTGTCGCGGACGATTAGAAGACTCTTCAACGGGTCGTTGATTAAGGGAGTTGGTAATGGTAGTGACCATCTGTTGCATGTGTCGTAGCATGCAATCTTCAAATTGGTGGAACATCCCTTGGGTGGTTGGGTTGTGGGATTGGAGTAGTTTTGGGGGACGGAAGGGCTACGAGGATTCATGGCTCTGATATCAAAAGTTTACTACGAGGATTCATGGCTCTTATCGCAAGTAAACTTTTGCTTGGATGCCTTTATTCAATATTACACCCCTATTTATACTAGGAGTTTCAACAATCTTTAGAAGATAAATACGGCAACAGGAAGCCATAATAGAATAAAAGATAATAGGGAGCCATAACAGAATAAAAGATAAAGCTAAAATCCTAGAATCACGATCGATCATCCAAGCTAAAAATGGTGTGCTAAACTGGTCTCATGCCGATCAGAATTAGGACTAAGTCTTGACAGGCTATCTTCCCCTTTCTTCTCccttttaaataataaagtcCTACTATACATGAAGCTTTTAAAACCTCCAAGCAAACAAGTAGGGTGAAAGAGTTTGGAAATTCTAATGCAATGCTCTTACTTCTAAAGCAGAAATGATGGAGAGACTAACTAAAGACTCGGATAAAACGTGAGATGAAGACGATGGGCCGAGAGAGTAAAGAGTGAGGCAGTGCTACGGTGAGGGTTTCTTTTTAAGTTTCGTTTAACAGTATTTCTACTTTATGGTACATgtgagaagaaatgaagaatcaTATCCAATACctattaaaaaggaaaaaatatatggTCGGCATTTCAACACCTAAACTGACGTCCTCAGTTTTTCCAGAATGCTGAACCTAAACTGAAGCGAATGAGTGCCTCAATTCGGTCCGGTTTTCTCGGTTACAATGCACACCCCTGGTTCCAGAGTTCAAAAACAAACAGGAGGATTATCGAATAAACAGTGAGAGGCTAACAGATTAAAATTCTAAAGAATGGTCTAAAACTGTCCCATGGGTATGATATAAAGCTGTGCCAAAAACTGGAAAAACTACAGCAGATCAAGATCAtaacacaacacaacacaacagCATAAAAATGGAAGCTACTACAAATACAGAAccataatgatgatgatgatgatgatgatgatgatgcctTCTTGGAGCTGATGGCGGCTTCTCTGAATATATAAATACCAACCACCAAACCTCCCAAAATCCTCTTAATGAATAAGGTTCCGGGCTAAGTATACACATCCATCACCCAAACTCTCTGACCAGAATcccattaaaaaaatttggctgcaAAGGCCGCGTGCGTTGTGTTGACTCTAGTGCAGTAGTAAACTGATCCTATATGACCGGATCGGACAATGCATCAGAACAGAAGAATCGTCTCTACCAGTATGCGAATTCTGGGGTCATCGCTCTTCGGTTCAGTTCATAAGCAAACCATCACGTGCATTGATTTGAGTGTGTGCTCCAGTCGTCAAGAAGACTGGTTATAGTCTCCCCAAGCTTCTTGGCTTGAGGCCCTGGCCTCACCACATTCACATCACCCCATTGCGAGCATGGATCCGCCCACCAGCTCTTCCGTCCGGTGCACCACGCCCCTGGAGCAGCTCGGTTATGCCCACGCTTGAGGATCTTTTCATCAACCATGTCCAGCACTGGATCATCTTTATGAAATTGTCTTGCAAAGGCTGCCCCACTCTGAACCATCTGATTATAATCTGAAGAATTGAGAAAAAGAGGATCCATCTTGGGAGGATTGTCCCAGATCATGTATCTCAGATCACTGTTGACCGTCGTGTTCTTGAACTCTAGTGAATTGCAAATCACGGTATGGAAATAGACTTCTTGGGGCAAAATTGCGTTGTTAAAATACATTAGAAGGGTGCGAGGAAGGTTATCCCATCCAAGAATACAGTATTGAAGAAAAGCTCGGCTTAAGATAACCCACGGTGAACCTGCAAAACCAGCCAGGCTTATTTCTAATCATAGCTTTCCTCTGGATTGTGGTTTAATGCTTAAAAGTTAGTTTGATATTCACAGCAAATTTAGAGATGTCAAGATTTGCCTGTGAAAACTCTAAAAGCATCAGGTGTTGGCCGCTTTTCTGTGGCATAAAAGATTTGAGTCCTCCTGGCCAAGTAAAGCCCTGGATCAACTACAATTGGGCGAATTCTTTGATCTCTGCAATGATATCAAACATTACATTACTGAAGAGTCAAGACAATCCTTGCAATACCTTCCatacaatcaaattaaatttagcaataCGGGTTGCCTACTCTTTCCATCCAAGATCGCTTGAGTGATCAATGAAATTGACGTCTCTCTGGACAGAGGAGAAGACATGGAATAAATCTGAAAGCACACAGGATGGTAAACCAGACTTCAGTTAGCACAGGTACTAAGAACACTTCAATTTAATAAATCAACAATGAAGAATTTGTAACTTGATAATTACAAAAGCAGATGATAGAAGTCAGCAGAAACAATTCtcataaaattacaatattaaaaatcCACTAACAGCCGCAAGATTACATACAGATTTTGCTAATTTCTCACAACACAAATACTGAAGGGATCATCATAATATGTGTACAGAAACCATAAGCTCCCTAGTCgtcataaaaaacaaaaagaagctAACACTGAGCTCAATGCAAAATCAGTTTGGGGGCTTAAATTTGGAGCATTGCCTACAAAACCCCAACCCTAGCCTTTGCATGATGTCACAATGCCAAGGTACATAACTTTGACATAAGTGCTAAAGCCATCAAGATGATCACATGATAATCTAAGATATACACATATGTAAATTAGTAATGAGACGACTTAAATGTCCACTACAGCAACAAGAAAcaatgattgattaattgagtTTTTCACCAAGTCAAATACCTCAGAATTGGCTTTTCATTTCATCCAGTTATAGAAATCTCAGTTACACACAATATGCTTATCTTTTTTTTGTCAACTTGGTTCTTGATCTCAGCTATTGCTGCTCTATCAGTTATACTTGCTATGTTTAACTTCATACACTTCTGCATTACTTTCATCTCCTATCATACAACATATATAGCACAAAACAAGAGGAAAATACGAGAATAAAGCTAGGGTAAAAGCCTCAGGCCAACCGCCACCAGTCTCACATAAAACAATTATGTGCAAGAGAAGAACAGATAATCTTGCTCTAGTAACTGGTTCAAGAATAAAAACCATCAAAGAAAATTAAGCACACTCATATATTTGGGTAGGATTCTGCAAGAAACTCAGGCATGTAAAATTCACAGGATGCCACAGGTATTACTCCAAAATAAAAGTTCTTTTGGGAAGGGTTCATCCTTGTAATATCTTATTTTTGGTAAGTACCTTGCCTTTACAGGCTCATTAGGCACATGAGAAACTTTCAGAACATgcgctgtgtgtgtgtgtgtgtgtgagagagagagagagagagagtcaaaaaatgaaaggtacaattctttttcctttaaaggATGTAAGCATAAAGTTCAACTCCAACACCAAGGATTTTAGTCAGGGCCTATGACAATGTTCTTCACTAAGGGAGATTGCAAGGCTGTATAATGATATTACTGGAATTGCATTTCATAAGATCAAGGTGCAGTATCATCTTTAATGAGAAAGATTGTATATCAATCCATAAATTTAGACATTTAGATGAATCAAAAGACTGACAGTGATCAATCTGGTGCATGGTCTATGTTGGGAGCAAACAATCACAATAGATGCAGTTAAAGAGCATTACTATTCTCCTTAACATTAATAGAGGTTGGAATGTCTACTAGTATAAATTTGTTACACGACTGTATATAACAGATTAGTAGTAGCAATTCACTGCACATGCCAACCCCTAAAGATGAGTTAGGCTACAAAATTCTGGCACGCATACTTCTAAATAAATTGCTTTCCCCATGTTGCTAGACCTTAGCTGCATAAGGCaaatgttaaaaaaagaaaaatgaccTTTATACATTTTCCCCAAATTAAAACAGATGCTTTTCATTTTAAACAATAGCTACAATAAGCTTTGTTATGTCACTTTCTGTCAGATTAAACAGTTAAAAAGTATGACATGAAAATTGTATCATCTGCTACATCATCAATTTATTTGCCACATCATCCAGTTGGGTTAAAAAATGTGGCAAATACTGAAACCTAAGAATAAAAATCTTCCATCTCATGTATACACAGAGGGAAACAttgacaaagaaaattttatacaaaaaagaaaaaatacaaagcaaaaatttgacaaaataaattttacatgagattttttattattataatattgaatatgAGTCTATTCAAAATCTTTTTTACAAACAAAAGTTCCAAAGAGAAAAGCAATTCCACAAAATTGTGTCAAAAGATGTTATAAGAAATTTTTATACAAACTTACTTTGACAAAGctctatatataaacaaattttaaaatctatagTAAAATCTTTTCTCCTATTAAAACTAAGATGCATGAGATACGACTAAGATTGTTCACATGAGAAGAAAACTAATAAAGGATCTTGTGAAGAGGGCagatggaatggaacaagtcTTTAGCAAAAAATGTCgaggaaaaccaagaaaaaattggagaaaaactCTTATGTATGATACAAGTTATAAGAgtcttatagaagatatgaAAATTGATAGTGAggtagaattcatgtagccaacaccacctagtgggattaataCTTGCTATCATGTTGTTGTGTTGAAAAATACAGTAAGAATTTTATACAactttctcaaaaatttcttgtataaatattttttttgcataaaagTTTTTCTATAAATCTAAAGGGCGCCCTCATTGCACAAGGGTTCTCCACCTTGCGAGGGTAAGGGGAGgaacatttttatatgtaacCTTACCCTTATTTCGCAAAAGAAGTTTTCATTACTCAAACACATGATCTGCAAGTCACAAGGGAGCAACCGTACTGTCATTACCAATTATCAAGACTTGATCtaatacatttttatataaatctataataaaaaatttacttcgtacaaaatttcatatataaaaatttttgtcGTATAACTTTCTTTGTGCTTGCataatttttttggtataattttatacaaaa from Diospyros lotus cultivar Yz01 chromosome 9, ASM1463336v1, whole genome shotgun sequence encodes the following:
- the LOC127810493 gene encoding beta-glucuronosyltransferase GlcAT14A produces the protein MGAEKKWLFALFSAVFLSFMLFLSSISGFSASYYASHGALAAAVGRGAAYPPTFAYYISGGRGHGDRIFRLLLAVYHPRNRYLLHIGADASDGERRKLAGLVKSVPAIRAFGNVDVVGKPDPLTYMGSSNIAAVLHAAAVLLKVDSGWDWFITLSALDYPLLTQDDLFHVFSSVQRDVNFIDHSSDLGWKEDQRIRPIVVDPGLYLARRTQIFYATEKRPTPDAFRVFTGSPWVILSRAFLQYCILGWDNLPRTLLMYFNNAILPQEVYFHTVICNSLEFKNTTVNSDLRYMIWDNPPKMDPLFLNSSDYNQMVQSGAAFARQFHKDDPVLDMVDEKILKRGHNRAAPGAWCTGRKSWWADPCSQWGDVNVVRPGPQAKKLGETITSLLDDWSTHSNQCT